Genomic segment of bacterium:
AGCTGCCCATGGTGTGGAATTCAAATTTTATGATCAGCGCCGAGTTGCAACAAAAAGGGATCGGTCCGGCGATTGTGCGCCATCTACTCGCCGATGAGTCAATTTTTATTTCCGCAGGCACCGGTGCGAGCCTGCAGCACAAGGGCGGCAGGAGTCTCCTTGAAGCCATGGGCTACAATTTCGGCTTTATGAATAAATATGTTTTTGTGTTCGACGAAGTCGCGCTCAAAATCTTCAAAGAAGTACGGCCGGGAGATACAGAAAAAATCAAAGAAGGATTGAGCCGATTTCAGCACTTCAAAGGCGAGACGGTAGACACGATGAAGCCATCGGTGTTTGACCAAACGATGACCGATTTTTGGGAAAAAAACATGGCGAAAAAATTTTACGGCGCATGGCGCGACGCCGATTTTTTCAACTGGAGATATGGTGCCCATCCGCATTTTACCTATACGCCGCTCGTCATTGCGGACGAGAAACATGAAATCAGGGGGCTCGCGGTATGGAGAATTGCCGAGATCGCTCCTTCACAGAAGCGCGTGGGAAGGGTGGTTGAATTTCTTCCCGACGACGGGTTTGCCGAAGCTCTGGCTTTTGCTCTCCTCGGCGAATTACAAGAGGCGGGCGCGCTTATGGCAGATTTTTTTATGACAACAAACCTCTTTGACCACGCCCTGACTCGCCTCGGTTTTATATCCTCCCGAGATTTTACCGAGCGGGTCCCACGGCTACTGGACCCTCTCAGTTTCTCCGACCCTTTTGTCAATATCGTCTCCAAAAATATACGCGCCATTGATCCTGAGAATGGTTTTAATTCTTTTTCCAATTGGTATGCCACGAGCGCCGACGGTGACCAGGACCGCCCTAATACCATTACAAATTTAAATACGAGCCCATGACCGATGCATCAATCATCATCGTCTATCACTACATACAAAGAAAGGAGGAGCGGCCGAGAATGAAAGGCATGCTCGTGGATGATTTTGAACGACACGTCAAACTTTTATTAGAAAGCGGGTATCGCATCGTGACGTTACATGAGTACCTCGAGGCGACAAAGGATTTAACCACTCTCCCGCCGTCGAAAATGGCCGTGCTGAGTTTTGACGACGGCCTCAAGGTTCATATCGAAAATGTAATGCCTCTGTTTCAAAAATATGGACTAAAAGGGAGCTTTTTTGTGATCACTCGCCCCTTGACTGATCGCTGGCTTGCTCCGGTCCACAAAAACCACCTACTTCTTGCTGCGTCGGTAGAAGAAGACTCCTTGTTTTCTGTTGCTGATTTGATTACCGAAGCCACGCGTTGGCTCGTTAAAAACAGCGGGGTTGCGGCTCCTCTAAACACCGAGGACCTGATCAAAAAATATGCAGCGATGTCTCCCTGGGACGACCAGACGACTGCATATTATAAATATCTGCTCAATGTTTTTGTTTCCGAACCTGTGCGCTCGTTACTTATTGACCACTTGTTTCGCGCGTTCTACGGCGAACTATCGGCGTGGGTTAGCAAATTTTATTTAGACAAAGAGGACATACAGCAGATGCAGCGCGCCGGTATGGAAATCGGCTCTCACTCACATACACACCAATTTTTGTCTTCGCTTTCCGAAGAAGCGCAGCGCGAGGAAATCGTTCGCTCTAAAATAATACTTGAGGAAATTTTGGGGGAGATGAGTACGTCATTTTCGTACCCGTACGGTTTAGGCGGAGCATACGATCAAGTTGCGATGGATATTGCAAAAACGTGCGGCTTCCGTGCAGCCCTGACATGCGAGAAAGGCTACGCCGCCGCGTCTCCGAGCCTACTCGCCATTAACCGGATTGACGCCAATGACATGCAGAAATATCTGATTACATGAAACCCGCCGGTTTGTCCGGTGGTTAATGCAATGTAACTTCACATGGTGTACAAAATGACAAAAACAGAATACGAAGAATATCAAAAGACGAACGGAGATTATGCTATAGCATCTTTGTTTTTTCTCAACGAACTGAAAAACATAGTGAGGAGTGAAAAACCGAGGAGAATTTTAGAGGTCGGCGTCGGCGTCGGAACAATACCGTACGGCATAAGAGAATTTCAAAACACGTTCGAGTATGTCGGAACGGAGAATTTTGAACCCTGCATCGAGCGGCTGCGCGAAAACGCTCCCTTTGTCATCCATGAACGGTTCATAAAAGAAACGAAGGGGGCGTTTGACCTCATCATCGTTGACGGACAAGATGCAGATACTCATGGACTCCCGCAACGATTGCGCAGGGGGGGGTAATCCTTGTCGAAAATGATCGGCGAGGCCAAGTCGGGGTGCTTCAGGAAGCATCGAGGAAAAGAACATTCGTATCCTACCGCAAGAGGCCGTTTTCGCTGCATAAAAGCGCAGGGTATACCATTTTCTATTTTGAACCAAACGCAATGGATTATATGCGGTGGATCACCGGCTCTCTGTGGTACAAGATAAAAACTCATCTGCAATTCCGGATCAACAGGGCACGGACCTTCGTTAAGTCCGCTCTCAAGTCATATGCATAAGGACGCCAAAACAATCGTCATTACCAGTTTTCACTCCTTAATTTCGAGAAATATTCTCTCGACGGATATCTTGAAACTGCTTCTACGAGACGGGGCGCGCCTCGTGATCGTGGTTCCTCGGCATAAAACCGTATATTACGAAAAAAATTTCGGCGGACCGAATGTTTGTATTGAAGGCGTCGACGCCAATCAACCAACGCGTTATTTTTTCGGTCTCTTCTTCAAACGCCTGTCCTGGAACATGCTCGCCACCGAGACCGTCGCCATCAGGCAAACGTACCAACGCGTCGTCAACAAAAAGTGGCTCCAGTACTATCTATTTTTTCTGCCAGCGCGTGTGCTGGCGCGCTCGTCTCTGCTCGTGCGCTTCGTGCGATTTTTGGATTACCATCTGTCGCCCAAAAATATATTTAAGAAAATTTTTGAGCACTATGCCCCCGATCTCATTTTTGCCACTGATATCCAGAACGAAAATGACGTCGCGCTACTGCAGGAAGCAAAAAAACGCTCTGTGCCACGAGCGGCGATGGTCAGATCGTGGGACAACCTCAGCCAGTGGGGGATGATCCGGATTGTGCCACTGACACTCATCGTCGCAGATGAGGTTTCAAGACAGGAGGCGCACGCGCTCCACTATATCCCCGAGAAACGCATCGCGGTTACCGGCGTTCCTCACTACGATCGCTACCGCCGCGGCCCGCAGGAGAGTCGGGAGACATTTCTCGCGTCGCTCGGTCTTGATCCGACAAAAAAAGTTGTTCTCCACGCGCCCATCGGCAATTTCTATGTGAACGACGCCGAGATTGACCGCGTGCTCCTCGAGTTACTTGCGGAGACCGGGGAAAATATCATCGTGCGCTTTCCGCCACTCGACACGGTGAGTAATATCGAAACTCTCCGTGCACCGAACGTGTATATTAATAAGCCGGGCCTCGCTTTTGGCGCCAACAGGTTTGCCGACCGAGAAATAACAGCCGCGGATGATACTTTTTTGATGAACGCCCTCTGTCACAGCGACGTGGTAACGACCGGACCCTCTACCATTGCGCTCGACGCGGCTCTGTTCAATAAACCGATTATTCTGATTCATTTTTACGCCGCGGCAAAAACGCACTGGGACAAACTCTATGGTTACGACTTTACGCACATCAAACGATTGGTCCGGAGCGGCGGTGTCCGGGTCGCAGAGAGCGAGGGGGAATTTCGTGATTTATTAAAAATGTATTTACAAAACCCTCACCTCGATGAGAGCGAACGAGGCGATATTGTCCGCACCATCTGCGGTCCATCAGATACAAGAGCGTCCGAGAGGGTCGTTCGTGCTCTTAGAGCCCTGTTGGCTTCATGACACG
This window contains:
- a CDS encoding polysaccharide deacetylase family protein — translated: MTDASIIIVYHYIQRKEERPRMKGMLVDDFERHVKLLLESGYRIVTLHEYLEATKDLTTLPPSKMAVLSFDDGLKVHIENVMPLFQKYGLKGSFFVITRPLTDRWLAPVHKNHLLLAASVEEDSLFSVADLITEATRWLVKNSGVAAPLNTEDLIKKYAAMSPWDDQTTAYYKYLLNVFVSEPVRSLLIDHLFRAFYGELSAWVSKFYLDKEDIQQMQRAGMEIGSHSHTHQFLSSLSEEAQREEIVRSKIILEEILGEMSTSFSYPYGLGGAYDQVAMDIAKTCGFRAALTCEKGYAAASPSLLAINRIDANDMQKYLIT
- a CDS encoding CDP-glycerol glycerophosphotransferase family protein codes for the protein MHKDAKTIVITSFHSLISRNILSTDILKLLLRDGARLVIVVPRHKTVYYEKNFGGPNVCIEGVDANQPTRYFFGLFFKRLSWNMLATETVAIRQTYQRVVNKKWLQYYLFFLPARVLARSSLLVRFVRFLDYHLSPKNIFKKIFEHYAPDLIFATDIQNENDVALLQEAKKRSVPRAAMVRSWDNLSQWGMIRIVPLTLIVADEVSRQEAHALHYIPEKRIAVTGVPHYDRYRRGPQESRETFLASLGLDPTKKVVLHAPIGNFYVNDAEIDRVLLELLAETGENIIVRFPPLDTVSNIETLRAPNVYINKPGLAFGANRFADREITAADDTFLMNALCHSDVVTTGPSTIALDAALFNKPIILIHFYAAAKTHWDKLYGYDFTHIKRLVRSGGVRVAESEGEFRDLLKMYLQNPHLDESERGDIVRTICGPSDTRASERVVRALRALLAS